From one Acidibrevibacterium fodinaquatile genomic stretch:
- a CDS encoding penicillin-binding protein 1A: protein MAIDPPPPRERLGAASAPSPPRAPRPDAGGVRRFLARWLGRLVGVLAGLVVLAGLAAVIVAYGAYRHYVADLPDINGLKNYQPAVMSRVFAGDGSLLAELANERRIYTPFTAIPPLVTAAFIAAEDQNFWTHRGVDPLAILRAAVTDIGHLHEGRRPIGASTITQQLAKNMLLGNEPTLGRKIREAILALRIDQSLSKQRVLELYLNEIYLGQQSYGVAAAAEAYFNKPLDELTLAEAAMLAALPKAPNNYNPFRFPEAARARRDWVLERMAETHAVSLAEAHAAQAEPLVPHGYHHPDLTPGGDYFADEVKRELISRFGAETTSEGGLMVRASLDPHLQAAAEDTLRAGLMAYDRAHGGWRGAVSHIAASSAELGRDWAGKLAAVVPPPGMLPRWRLAIVIEESDGAARLGWLEPASDAPATPKTGTILLADCAWARPKIANAPAGTLGPAPQRLRDLFTPGDVVMIEPPATKTARLQLRQIPEVEGSLVSLDPRTGRVLALVGGWSHAISQFDRATQANRQPGSAFKPFVYLAAMEQGISPSQRFLDAPFVVDLGDKGKWRPNNFEMDFNGPMPLHEALQHSRNLVTLRVANQIGMKAVAETAAAFHIVDDMPRVLPAAIGAIETTALRLAGAYASLDAGGRAVIPSLIDSVQDRDGHVLWRTPGLGCESCAADPGQPPLLDDQRPAIADPQSVFQVVTMMQDVVQRGTGTRAGKDLGRPIAGKTGTTQDYDDAWFAGFTPDLVTVVWVGFDQPADLGRNQTGGELAAPIWHDFMAIALKDHPVLPFVAPPGVTLASWHDAVQTMTDAFKDGQEPGASLALGDLPHGTANAAPTSAGAPAATNAPPGDNGTPQPAEGAAPAASAAAQPPPAASDSDKAMGGLY from the coding sequence ATGGCCATCGACCCCCCTCCCCCACGCGAGCGGCTCGGCGCCGCTTCGGCGCCATCTCCGCCCCGCGCCCCGCGCCCTGACGCGGGCGGCGTGCGACGCTTTCTCGCCCGCTGGCTCGGGCGGCTGGTCGGCGTGCTCGCCGGGCTTGTCGTGTTGGCCGGGCTCGCCGCGGTGATCGTCGCCTATGGCGCCTATCGCCACTATGTCGCCGATCTCCCCGATATCAATGGGCTCAAAAACTACCAGCCGGCGGTGATGAGCCGGGTGTTCGCGGGCGATGGCTCGCTGCTCGCCGAACTCGCCAATGAACGGCGCATCTACACCCCGTTCACCGCCATCCCGCCCCTCGTGACTGCGGCCTTCATCGCCGCCGAGGACCAGAATTTCTGGACCCATCGCGGCGTCGATCCGCTCGCCATCCTGCGCGCGGCGGTCACCGATATCGGCCATCTCCATGAGGGGCGGCGGCCGATTGGCGCCTCCACCATCACCCAGCAGCTCGCCAAGAACATGCTGCTCGGCAACGAGCCGACGCTCGGGCGCAAAATCCGCGAGGCGATCCTCGCCCTCCGCATCGACCAGAGCCTCAGCAAGCAGCGGGTGCTCGAACTCTATCTCAACGAAATCTATCTCGGCCAGCAATCCTACGGTGTCGCCGCCGCCGCCGAGGCCTATTTCAACAAGCCGCTCGATGAGCTGACCCTGGCCGAGGCGGCGATGCTGGCGGCGCTGCCGAAAGCGCCGAATAATTACAACCCCTTCCGGTTTCCCGAGGCGGCGCGGGCGCGGCGCGACTGGGTGCTTGAACGCATGGCCGAAACCCATGCCGTGTCGCTGGCCGAAGCCCACGCGGCACAGGCCGAGCCGCTGGTGCCGCATGGCTACCACCACCCCGATCTCACCCCGGGCGGAGACTATTTCGCCGATGAGGTCAAGCGGGAGCTGATCTCGCGCTTCGGCGCCGAGACCACCAGCGAAGGCGGGCTGATGGTGCGCGCGAGCCTCGATCCGCATCTCCAGGCCGCCGCCGAGGACACGCTTCGCGCCGGGTTGATGGCCTATGACCGCGCCCATGGCGGCTGGCGCGGCGCCGTCAGCCATATCGCGGCCTCTAGCGCCGAGCTGGGCCGCGATTGGGCGGGCAAACTCGCCGCCGTCGTGCCGCCGCCTGGCATGCTGCCGCGCTGGCGGCTTGCGATCGTGATCGAAGAGAGCGACGGCGCGGCGCGGCTCGGCTGGCTAGAGCCCGCATCGGACGCGCCGGCCACCCCGAAAACCGGGACGATCCTGCTCGCCGATTGCGCCTGGGCACGCCCGAAGATCGCGAACGCGCCGGCCGGCACGCTCGGCCCGGCACCGCAGCGGCTGCGCGATCTCTTCACCCCCGGCGATGTGGTGATGATCGAGCCGCCGGCGACGAAAACGGCGCGGCTGCAGCTCCGCCAGATCCCCGAGGTTGAGGGGTCGCTCGTCTCGCTCGACCCGCGCACCGGCCGCGTCCTTGCCCTGGTCGGCGGCTGGAGCCATGCGATCAGCCAGTTCGACCGCGCCACCCAAGCCAACCGCCAGCCCGGCAGCGCCTTCAAACCCTTCGTCTATCTCGCCGCGATGGAACAGGGCATCTCGCCGAGCCAGCGCTTCCTCGATGCGCCCTTCGTCGTCGATCTCGGGGACAAGGGAAAATGGCGGCCGAATAATTTCGAGATGGATTTCAACGGCCCGATGCCGCTCCATGAGGCGCTGCAGCATTCGCGCAACTTGGTCACGCTGCGGGTTGCCAATCAGATCGGCATGAAGGCGGTGGCGGAGACCGCGGCGGCGTTCCATATCGTCGATGACATGCCGCGCGTCTTGCCGGCGGCGATCGGCGCGATCGAGACCACGGCGCTCCGCCTCGCCGGCGCCTATGCCTCGCTCGACGCGGGCGGGCGGGCGGTGATCCCGAGCCTGATCGACAGCGTCCAGGATCGTGACGGCCATGTTCTCTGGCGCACACCCGGCCTCGGCTGCGAAAGCTGCGCCGCCGACCCAGGCCAGCCGCCCCTCCTCGATGACCAGCGCCCAGCGATCGCCGACCCGCAAAGCGTCTTTCAGGTCGTCACCATGATGCAGGACGTGGTCCAGCGCGGCACCGGCACCCGCGCCGGCAAGGATCTCGGGCGGCCAATCGCCGGCAAGACCGGCACCACGCAGGATTACGACGATGCCTGGTTCGCCGGCTTCACCCCCGATCTCGTCACCGTCGTCTGGGTCGGTTTCGATCAGCCGGCCGATCTCGGCCGCAACCAAACCGGCGGCGAACTGGCAGCACCGATCTGGCATGATTTCATGGCGATCGCGCTCAAGGATCATCCGGTGCTGCCCTTCGTCGCGCCACCCGGGGTGACGCTGGCATCGTGGCACGATGCCGTCCAGACCATGACCGACGCGTTCAAGGACGGCCAAGAACCCGGCGCCTCGCTTGCGCTCGGTGACCTGCCGCATGGCACAGCGAACGCCGCGCCCACGAGTGCCGGCGCGCCGGCGGCGACCAACGCCCCGCCGGGTGATAACGGCACGCCGCAACCCGCCGAAGGCGCAGCGCCCGCGGCCAGCGCCGCCGCCCAACCCCCGCCCGCCGCCAGCGATTCCGACAAGGCGATGGGCGGGCTTTATTGA
- a CDS encoding TrmH family RNA methyltransferase, which yields MKPPHRPHPGKNRDSHPFRGAQAGPGPAGQAPAGRAFRPARSPAPRPEAPTHGTVWLSGRHAVAAALANPARRLRRLLLTEEAEAALAARLPPPWPLAPERVERARLDQLLGPDAAHQGVALLADPLTPPPLARVLERPGPILVLDQVADPRNIGAILRAAAAFAACGVIVQERHAPGETGTMAKAAAGALETVPVLRAVNIARTLVALKAEGFWVVGLDAGGSALSGPALAGRRVALVLGGEGEGLRRLTRETCDEIAGLPMPGPMASLNVSAAAAIALYEISRPAQTRN from the coding sequence ATGAAACCGCCGCACCGCCCGCATCCGGGAAAAAACCGCGATTCCCACCCCTTCCGGGGTGCGCAGGCAGGGCCCGGCCCGGCCGGTCAGGCCCCCGCTGGGCGCGCCTTCCGCCCCGCGCGTTCGCCCGCCCCGCGCCCCGAAGCGCCAACGCACGGCACGGTCTGGCTCTCAGGGCGGCACGCGGTCGCGGCGGCGCTCGCCAACCCGGCACGGCGCCTTCGCCGCCTTTTGCTCACCGAGGAGGCCGAAGCTGCGCTCGCCGCGCGTTTGCCGCCGCCCTGGCCGCTGGCGCCCGAGCGCGTGGAGCGCGCCCGGCTCGACCAGCTTCTCGGCCCCGATGCCGCGCACCAGGGGGTCGCCCTTCTCGCCGATCCGCTGACGCCGCCACCGCTCGCGCGGGTGCTGGAGCGGCCCGGCCCGATCCTGGTTCTCGATCAGGTCGCCGATCCGCGCAATATCGGCGCGATCCTGCGCGCCGCCGCCGCCTTTGCCGCCTGCGGGGTGATCGTGCAGGAACGCCATGCCCCAGGCGAGACCGGAACCATGGCCAAGGCCGCCGCTGGCGCGCTGGAAACCGTGCCGGTGCTCCGCGCCGTCAACATCGCGCGCACCCTGGTCGCGCTCAAGGCGGAGGGGTTTTGGGTGGTCGGGCTCGATGCCGGCGGCTCGGCGCTTTCTGGCCCGGCGCTTGCAGGGCGGCGGGTCGCGCTGGTGCTCGGCGGTGAGGGCGAAGGTCTTCGCCGCCTAACCCGCGAAACCTGCGACGAAATCGCCGGCCTGCCGATGCCCGGGCCGATGGCGAGCCTCAATGTCAGCGCCGCCGCCGCGATCGCGCTTTACGAAATTTCCCGCCCGGCGCAAACGCGGAATTAA
- a CDS encoding SDR family oxidoreductase yields the protein MVTGARQALPVDLTGLRVAISAAAGGIGRVMADSFAACGARVFISDIDAQALAASPHAGLRADAGRREDVEAFMAAALAHLGGLDVLVNNAGIAGPTKRVEDIAPEELSETLRVDLESFFHCARLAIPALREAGGGAIINLSSAAGRFGFPLRAPYAAAKWGVVGFTKTLAIELGPDGIRANAILPGLVDGPRIRAVIKAKAVAAGISENEQTDRAVSTTSLRCFVTQQDIANMALYLASPFGATISGQALAIDGDIQMLI from the coding sequence ATGGTGACGGGCGCAAGGCAGGCTTTGCCGGTCGATTTGACGGGGCTGCGGGTGGCGATTTCGGCCGCGGCGGGCGGGATCGGGCGGGTGATGGCGGATAGTTTCGCAGCCTGCGGGGCGCGCGTCTTCATCTCCGATATCGACGCGCAAGCCTTGGCGGCTTCCCCCCATGCCGGCCTGCGCGCCGATGCCGGCCGGCGCGAAGATGTCGAGGCGTTCATGGCGGCAGCCCTCGCGCATCTCGGCGGGCTCGATGTCTTGGTCAACAATGCCGGGATCGCCGGGCCAACCAAGCGGGTCGAAGACATCGCGCCCGAGGAGCTTTCGGAGACGCTGCGGGTTGATCTCGAAAGCTTTTTCCATTGCGCCCGCCTCGCCATTCCGGCGCTGCGCGAGGCCGGTGGCGGCGCGATCATCAATCTCAGCTCCGCCGCCGGGCGCTTCGGCTTTCCGCTCCGCGCCCCTTATGCGGCGGCGAAATGGGGGGTGGTCGGCTTCACCAAGACGCTGGCGATCGAACTCGGCCCGGACGGGATCCGCGCCAACGCCATCCTCCCCGGCCTCGTCGACGGGCCGCGCATCCGCGCCGTCATCAAGGCGAAGGCGGTCGCGGCCGGCATTTCCGAAAACGAGCAGACCGATCGCGCCGTTTCCACCACCAGTCTCCGCTGCTTCGTCACCCAGCAAGACATCGCCAACATGGCGCTCTATCTCGCAAGCCCCTTCGGCGCGACGATCAGCGGCCAGGCGCTGGCGATCGACGGCGATATTCAGATGCTGATCTGA
- a CDS encoding MMPL family transporter, translating to MTGARWRLLATLALAIGLVVLALARADLSADIADFLPQGGNEDTRFMLDQVRQGPAASLLLFGIEGAPPAALAAISRDFAARLGASGQFRFVQNGDNLAGGAEQEFLFRHRYLLSPATRPEAFTEAALHADFVALRDILASSAAPLASAFGLADPTGAAPALLALWAGPSRVRTIDGVWFAPERDRALLIARTRASGVDLAGQRRAARAVAAAFQASAHGQARLLQGGPAVFALAAEHAIRGDAETISVLSGLLVLAILAAWLKNPLALAAVLIPVLFATAAALALTTLVFGRVHALTFGFGMTMLGVSLDYPVLWIGHRRPGEAVAATSGRIGRTLAVTVAGAAAGLAGMGFSAFPGLAELGLFAASGLVAAALATRLILAPLVVAAAIAPAERPAPWLARWEGLRRYRAWTLVPIALAGFSLLAAPPPLTRDLRALSPVPQEAGDLDGALRAELGAPEVAVLAWVEGPDAEAVLAREEALLPRLDGLIARGSLADVNLAARLLPSVATERARQRAIPPPSLLAERVTRAAAGLGFRADAFKPFLDDAATAREDPPLTLATITPPLLAARLAPLLFAYGGRWFGVIAPSGLADPAAFRAAFADAPDVHVLDVPAAMTALVATYTGQAWRWLGLGAGGALAALIVGLGGVRRLPRVLAPLCGAVIVTVALLGWFGEALSLFHIVALPLMVGIGLDYALFFARRQPSDDERARTLRTLLLCHVMTLSTFGLLLFCRTPLLHGIGLTVAIGVIAAMIFSFFLAGWPPLRSASEYRRRSPAPGR from the coding sequence ATGACCGGCGCGCGCTGGCGTCTTCTCGCGACCCTGGCGCTCGCGATCGGCCTCGTCGTGCTCGCCCTGGCGCGGGCCGATCTCAGTGCCGACATCGCCGATTTCCTGCCCCAGGGCGGGAATGAAGACACCCGCTTCATGCTCGACCAAGTGCGGCAAGGGCCGGCCGCGAGCCTGCTTCTGTTCGGGATCGAGGGGGCGCCGCCGGCCGCTCTCGCTGCGATCAGCCGCGATTTTGCAGCCCGGCTCGGCGCGTCCGGGCAGTTTCGCTTCGTCCAGAACGGCGATAACCTCGCCGGCGGCGCCGAACAGGAATTTTTGTTTCGCCATCGCTATCTGCTCTCGCCCGCGACACGCCCGGAAGCCTTCACCGAAGCCGCGCTCCACGCCGATTTCGTGGCACTACGCGATATTCTCGCCTCCTCCGCCGCCCCGCTCGCGAGCGCATTCGGCCTCGCCGATCCCACCGGCGCGGCGCCGGCGCTGCTTGCGCTATGGGCGGGGCCGAGCCGGGTGCGCACGATCGACGGGGTCTGGTTCGCGCCCGAGCGTGATCGCGCCCTCCTCATCGCCCGCACCCGCGCAAGCGGCGTCGATCTCGCCGGCCAGCGCCGTGCGGCGCGCGCGGTCGCAGCGGCGTTTCAGGCCAGCGCCCACGGCCAAGCACGGCTGCTGCAAGGCGGGCCGGCGGTCTTCGCCCTTGCCGCCGAACACGCGATCCGCGGCGATGCCGAGACCATCTCGGTGCTGTCTGGCCTCCTGGTGCTCGCCATTCTCGCGGCATGGCTGAAAAACCCGCTGGCGCTCGCCGCCGTTCTGATCCCGGTTTTGTTCGCAACCGCCGCGGCCTTGGCGCTGACCACGCTCGTTTTCGGGCGCGTGCATGCGCTGACCTTCGGGTTCGGGATGACGATGCTCGGTGTCAGCCTCGATTATCCGGTGCTCTGGATCGGCCATCGCCGCCCGGGCGAGGCGGTTGCCGCGACCAGCGGCCGGATTGGGCGCACGCTCGCGGTGACCGTCGCCGGCGCCGCCGCGGGGCTTGCCGGGATGGGGTTTTCGGCGTTTCCGGGCCTTGCCGAACTCGGTCTGTTTGCTGCGAGCGGGCTGGTCGCGGCGGCGCTCGCGACGCGCTTGATCCTCGCGCCGCTGGTGGTTGCGGCGGCGATCGCGCCCGCCGAGCGTCCGGCGCCCTGGCTCGCGCGCTGGGAGGGGCTGCGGCGCTATCGCGCCTGGACGCTCGTCCCGATCGCGCTCGCCGGGTTTTCCCTGCTCGCGGCACCGCCGCCGCTCACGCGCGATCTCCGGGCGCTGAGCCCGGTGCCGCAAGAGGCCGGCGATCTCGACGGCGCTTTGCGCGCCGAATTGGGGGCGCCGGAAGTCGCCGTTCTCGCCTGGGTCGAGGGGCCTGACGCCGAGGCGGTGCTGGCGCGCGAGGAAGCCTTGCTGCCGCGCCTTGACGGCCTGATCGCGCGCGGCAGCCTCGCCGATGTCAATCTCGCCGCCCGCCTCTTGCCCAGTGTCGCGACCGAGCGTGCCCGGCAGCGGGCGATCCCGCCGCCAAGCCTGCTCGCCGAGCGGGTCACGCGGGCAGCGGCGGGGCTCGGGTTTCGCGCCGATGCTTTCAAACCCTTTCTCGACGATGCCGCGACCGCCCGCGAAGACCCGCCGCTCACGCTCGCCACGATCACTCCGCCGCTTCTCGCCGCCCGGCTCGCACCCTTGCTATTTGCCTATGGCGGGCGCTGGTTCGGCGTCATCGCGCCGAGCGGGCTCGCCGATCCGGCGGCGTTTCGCGCCGCCTTCGCCGATGCCCCGGACGTGCATGTTCTCGACGTTCCGGCCGCGATGACGGCGCTGGTCGCGACCTATACCGGGCAAGCCTGGCGCTGGCTCGGTCTTGGCGCCGGCGGCGCGCTGGCGGCGCTGATCGTCGGGCTCGGCGGCGTGCGCCGGCTTCCGCGGGTGCTCGCCCCGCTCTGCGGCGCGGTCATCGTGACGGTGGCGCTGCTCGGGTGGTTCGGCGAGGCTTTGTCGCTGTTTCACATCGTCGCGCTGCCGCTGATGGTCGGGATCGGGCTCGATTACGCGCTTTTTTTCGCCCGCCGCCAGCCCAGCGACGACGAGCGCGCGCGCACCCTCCGCACGCTCCTCCTCTGCCATGTCATGACGCTCTCGACCTTCGGCCTCTTGCTCTTCTGCCGCACGCCGCTGTTGCATGGCATCGGGCTCACGGTCGCGATCGGCGTCATCGCCGCGATGATTTTCTCGTTTTTCCTCGCCGGCTGGCCGCCGCTCAGATCAGCATCTGAATATCGCCGTCGATCGCCAGCGCCTGGCCGCTGA
- a CDS encoding LolA-related protein, producing MADLAAVPERHATFVETKTLHALAAPIETHGTLAWRRPDQLEKITAPPHSERLSLSGERLRLTLGDQPTREIDLAAAPPIAGIVTAIRATLAGDLAALERDYSVGLEGDRAHWRLTLVPSDPAVARFLRVARIEGSGPTPDLVAFEQSNGDASVMRITPTP from the coding sequence ATGGCTGACCTCGCCGCGGTACCCGAGCGGCATGCGACATTCGTTGAGACCAAGACCCTGCACGCGCTCGCCGCACCGATCGAGACCCATGGCACGCTCGCCTGGCGGCGGCCGGACCAGCTCGAAAAAATCACCGCCCCACCGCATTCGGAGCGTTTGTCCCTGAGCGGCGAGCGTCTTCGCCTCACGCTCGGCGACCAGCCGACGCGCGAGATCGATCTTGCCGCGGCGCCGCCGATTGCCGGCATCGTGACGGCGATCCGAGCGACGTTGGCCGGCGATCTCGCGGCACTCGAACGCGATTACAGCGTCGGGCTCGAAGGCGATCGGGCGCATTGGCGCCTGACCTTGGTGCCGAGCGATCCCGCGGTCGCGCGGTTCCTGCGTGTCGCGCGCATCGAAGGCAGCGGGCCGACGCCCGACCTCGTCGCCTTCGAGCAAAGCAATGGCGATGCCAGTGTCATGCGCATCACGCCAACGCCGTGA
- a CDS encoding LpxL/LpxP family acyltransferase codes for MTEAPAVPAWQARAASDGQRRLRLMAWLCRRLGWRAGALLLWPITFSIFLFDAAGRQASRRFLTRALGGEAGTGAARRRPVGTRDIFRHYLTFAETLLDRFFLLQGRRALFDIRVEGREHLVAATAAGKGVVLLGAHLGSFEMLRFAAGAGAPAAIRMVMHRNGQDALTALFEELDPSFAASVIALPGPDGDGIALALALRETLAGGGVVGLLADRPAAGQAVMVTDFLGAPAAFPLGPFRLAAATGAPVLLGFALRLARRRYLVHIEPLAATITPHHAGKAAGAAEPWAALRPYVTRYAERLAALCREYPYNWFNFHDIWENTDNPGRPRRSPPARDDGRAAGLGGNRAADHRGADG; via the coding sequence ATGACGGAGGCGCCGGCGGTGCCCGCCTGGCAAGCCCGCGCGGCCAGCGACGGCCAGCGCCGGCTGCGGCTGATGGCCTGGCTCTGCCGGCGGCTCGGCTGGCGGGCCGGGGCGCTGCTGCTATGGCCGATCACGTTCAGCATTTTCCTCTTTGACGCGGCCGGCCGGCAGGCATCGCGGCGCTTTCTCACCCGTGCCCTCGGCGGCGAGGCGGGGACCGGCGCGGCGCGGCGCCGGCCGGTTGGGACACGCGACATATTCCGCCATTATCTCACCTTCGCCGAAACGCTCCTCGATCGCTTTTTCTTGCTGCAAGGCCGGCGGGCGCTGTTCGATATTCGCGTCGAGGGCCGCGAGCATCTCGTCGCCGCGACGGCGGCAGGAAAGGGCGTGGTGCTCCTCGGCGCCCATCTCGGCAGCTTCGAGATGCTGCGTTTCGCCGCCGGGGCGGGCGCGCCGGCGGCGATCCGCATGGTCATGCATCGCAACGGGCAAGACGCGCTGACGGCTTTGTTCGAGGAACTCGACCCGAGTTTTGCCGCGAGCGTGATCGCCCTCCCGGGGCCGGATGGCGATGGCATCGCGCTGGCGCTGGCGCTCCGCGAAACCCTCGCCGGCGGCGGCGTGGTCGGCTTGCTCGCCGATCGCCCGGCCGCCGGGCAAGCGGTGATGGTGACCGATTTTCTCGGCGCACCGGCGGCCTTTCCGCTCGGCCCGTTCCGCCTTGCCGCCGCCACCGGCGCGCCGGTGCTGCTCGGCTTCGCGCTTCGTCTCGCGCGCCGGCGCTATCTCGTGCATATCGAACCCCTCGCCGCGACGATCACGCCGCACCACGCCGGGAAGGCGGCGGGCGCGGCCGAGCCTTGGGCGGCGCTGCGCCCCTATGTGACCCGCTATGCCGAGCGTCTCGCCGCCCTCTGTCGCGAATACCCTTATAATTGGTTCAATTTTCATGATATCTGGGAAAACACCGATAACCCCGGGCGGCCTCGCCGCTCTCCTCCTGCTCGCGATGATGGTCGCGCGGCCGGCCTGGGCGGAAACCGCGCCGCTGACCATCGTGGGGCTGATGGCTGA
- a CDS encoding hotdog family protein: MAPCAPISGTLTISATHPAFAGHFPGDPLLPGVVLLDLILADAAIAAIGGITRLKFLRPVRPGERIDYTLAHLDSGHITVSAQGAAGQVLRGRLGLAAPAPRFMP; encoded by the coding sequence ATGGCCCCTTGCGCCCCGATTTCGGGAACCCTGACCATCTCCGCAACCCACCCCGCTTTCGCCGGGCATTTCCCCGGCGATCCGCTGCTGCCCGGGGTGGTGCTGCTCGATCTCATCCTCGCCGATGCCGCCATTGCCGCGATCGGCGGGATCACGCGGCTCAAATTCCTCCGCCCGGTGCGCCCCGGCGAGCGGATCGACTACACCCTCGCCCACCTCGACTCCGGGCACATCACGGTCAGCGCGCAGGGGGCGGCGGGGCAGGTGCTGCGCGGCCGCCTCGGCCTTGCAGCCCCAGCGCCGCGCTTCATGCCATGA
- a CDS encoding AMP-binding protein, protein MEPFPARFALVARKKTAALFQSAEGVITARDFLAAAARLAAALPAGGMVLNLCEDRLSFALGFAAAMIAGCESALSSDRSPARVRELAARLGTAAILSERPASAAPCPTITVDPSALLASTNPAGEWANPEFAGAMPAATVFTSGSTGEPVAHRKRWGALHARSYAAAMRFGLAAEAPVSLVGTVPPQHMYGFETTVLLALHCPVTSWCGPTFFPHDIAAALAAMPAPRLLVTTPLQLRALLDAGLTLPPLALVISATAPLAADLAARAEACWQTRVAEIFGATEAGSIASRITTAGEIWEAYPGLHLTADAEGVVSVAAPFAETVALADALELLAPGRFRLLGRRSDVIKLGGKRASLAALTRILTAIEGVEDGVFVAPGDLDAEPTARLLAFVVAPGREPAAILAALRREIDPIFLPRRVIPVPRLPRNEFGKLNATHLAALAGTSTSG, encoded by the coding sequence ATGGAGCCCTTCCCCGCGCGCTTTGCGCTTGTCGCACGCAAAAAAACCGCGGCGCTGTTTCAAAGCGCGGAGGGAGTGATCACGGCCCGCGATTTTCTCGCCGCCGCAGCGCGGCTCGCAGCGGCGCTGCCGGCGGGGGGCATGGTGCTCAATCTCTGCGAGGATCGGCTTTCCTTCGCGCTCGGCTTCGCCGCGGCGATGATCGCCGGCTGTGAGAGCGCCTTGTCGAGCGACCGCTCCCCGGCCCGGGTCCGCGAACTCGCGGCCCGCCTCGGCACCGCCGCGATCCTCAGCGAGCGCCCGGCGAGCGCCGCGCCCTGCCCGACGATCACGGTCGACCCCAGCGCTTTGCTCGCCAGCACCAACCCGGCGGGGGAGTGGGCAAACCCCGAATTCGCCGGCGCGATGCCGGCGGCGACGGTATTCACCTCCGGCAGCACCGGCGAGCCGGTCGCTCACCGCAAACGCTGGGGCGCGCTTCACGCCCGCAGCTACGCCGCGGCGATGCGCTTCGGGCTCGCGGCCGAGGCGCCAGTCTCCCTGGTCGGGACGGTGCCGCCGCAACACATGTACGGCTTCGAGACCACGGTTCTGCTCGCCCTTCATTGTCCGGTGACGAGCTGGTGCGGCCCGACATTCTTCCCCCATGACATCGCCGCCGCCCTCGCCGCGATGCCGGCGCCGCGCCTTCTGGTCACGACGCCGTTGCAGCTCCGCGCCTTGCTCGATGCCGGCCTGACCCTGCCGCCGCTCGCCCTGGTGATTTCGGCGACCGCGCCGCTCGCCGCCGACCTCGCCGCCCGCGCCGAAGCGTGCTGGCAGACCAGGGTCGCGGAAATCTTCGGCGCGACCGAAGCCGGCTCGATCGCGAGCCGGATAACGACGGCGGGCGAGATCTGGGAGGCCTATCCCGGCCTGCATTTGACGGCCGACGCCGAGGGCGTGGTTTCGGTCGCCGCCCCGTTCGCCGAGACGGTGGCGCTGGCGGATGCGTTGGAACTGCTCGCGCCGGGGCGGTTTCGCCTCCTCGGCCGGCGCAGCGACGTCATCAAGCTCGGCGGCAAACGCGCCTCCCTTGCCGCCCTCACCCGCATCCTGACCGCGATCGAAGGGGTCGAGGACGGGGTTTTCGTCGCCCCCGGCGATCTCGACGCCGAACCGACCGCGCGCCTGCTCGCTTTCGTTGTCGCACCAGGACGCGAGCCGGCGGCGATCCTGGCGGCATTGCGGCGGGAAATCGACCCGATTTTCCTGCCGCGCCGGGTGATCCCCGTGCCGCGGCTGCCGCGCAACGAGTTCGGCAAGCTGAACGCGACCCACCTTGCCGCGCTCGCCGGAACGTCGACCAGCGGCTAA
- a CDS encoding phosphopantetheine-binding protein, with protein sequence MSQPDILPIATAPRTADDAQAAGIPPGDSLSDRALALEAEIARLIVTVLHLENKPEEINPTAPLFGEGLGLDSIDALELALAISRDYGIELKSDDERNRRIFASLRALAAHIGAARTK encoded by the coding sequence ATGAGCCAGCCTGACATCCTACCGATCGCGACCGCGCCACGGACCGCCGACGACGCCCAAGCCGCGGGCATTCCGCCTGGCGATTCCCTCTCCGACCGCGCCCTCGCGCTCGAGGCGGAGATCGCGCGGCTCATCGTGACGGTTCTCCATCTCGAGAACAAGCCCGAAGAGATCAATCCCACGGCACCTTTGTTCGGCGAGGGGCTCGGCCTCGATTCGATCGACGCCCTCGAACTCGCGCTCGCGATCTCGCGCGACTATGGCATCGAGCTGAAATCCGACGATGAGCGCAATCGTCGGATCTTCGCCAGCTTGCGCGCGCTCGCCGCCCATATCGGCGCCGCCCGCACCAAATAA